A region from the Mercenaria mercenaria strain notata chromosome 7, MADL_Memer_1, whole genome shotgun sequence genome encodes:
- the LOC123555685 gene encoding uncharacterized protein LOC123555685, with product MSSELWIISLVASVCMLQATAANISLGTLQDVLSELKNLRTSNELRDQKIEDLERQVLEDRRQYEHQFARQAGRIAELELQLSETQRADNPDQSPKKSEEQNTAYGLGVPSEKRIRQIGFSPGVAFTAYISKNVSNLGHEFIIPFDSVILNAGKAFSTNTHQFTCPVTGVYTFQTALLSQSEGLSITEIVKEGNQLVQAHAESRTTGPRTYDQGFNSVVSKCNKGERVWVRNFQHFGSGVYSERYTTFTGYLLWEAEDAYLLG from the exons atgtcttCGGAGCTGTGGATAATTTCTCTTGTCGCTAGCGTTTGCATGTTACAAGCCACCGCGGCAAATATCTCTCTCGGTACTTTACAGGACGTTTTGAGTGAATTAAAGAATCTTAGGACTTCTAATGAACTTCGTGATCAGAAAATAGAAGATTTAGAGCGTCAGGTTTTGGAAGATCGACGTCAATATGAACACCAATTTGCGAGACAAGCTGGCAGAATCGCCGAGCTCGAGCTCCAACTATCTGAAACTCAAAGGGCAGATAATCCAGATCAGTCACCGAAAAAAAGTGAAGAGCAAAATACAGCATATG GTTTGGGAGTTCCGTCAGAGAAGCGGATAAGACAAATCGGATTTAGTCCTGGTGTTGCGTTTACGGCTTATATTTCGAAGAATGTCTCAAACCTTGGACACGAGTTCATCATTCCATTCGATAGTGTCATCCTCAACGCAGGTAAAGCTTTCAGCACCAATACACATCAGTTTACATGCCCTGTGACTGGCGTGTACACATTTCAGACAGCCTTGTTATCGCAGTCTGAAGGTCTTTCAATAACTGAAATCGTTAAAGAGGGGAACCAACTTGTCCAAGCTCATGCAGAGTCTAGAACCACTGGTCCCCGAACGTATGACCAAGGATTCAACTCTGTGGTATCGAAATGCAACAAGGGCGAACGTGTTTGGGTGCGAAACTTCCAACATTTCGGCTCCGGTGTTTACAGCGAGAGATATACTACATTCACCGGCTACCTGCTCTGGGAAGCTGAAGACGCATATCTCCTTGGTTAG
- the LOC123555684 gene encoding caprin-2-like produces MTVKSRIIVFTAVVCLTYAAAQNDDLLAALTEKIETLEKQARDDRHTFQTQLAKQAARISQLELQLSAYQKNFDEEQVPVERKEPKQSTQNGQLKSSLSHKGIRRQIGGGYGVAFTAYMSKHASGLGHQDTIPFDSLILNEGQGFNTNSHTFTCPVSGVYTFQTALLSQLRTIAITEIVKEGVSLVQAHAEPGSTDGYDQGFNSVVTTCNKGENVWVRNYKHFGTAVYSARYTTFTGFLLWEVENVNSGIVG; encoded by the exons ATGACTGTAAAATCGCGGATTATCGTATTCACCGCTGTCGTCTGCCTGACATACGCAGCTGCTCAAAATGATGACTTACTGGCTGCGCTAACTGAGAAAATAGAAACTTTAGAGAAACAAGCGCGAGACGATCGACATACGTTTCAGACCCAATTAGCAAAACAAGCAGCTAGGATTTCCCAGCTTGAACTGCAGCTTTCGGCATATCAAAAGAACTTCGACGAGGAACAAGTGCCCGTGGAAAGAAAGGAACCTAAGCAATCAACACAGAATG GTCAATTGAAAAGTTCACTTTCACATAAAGGTATCAGGCGTCAAATTGGTGGAGGTTATGGGGTCGCCTTCACCGCCTACATGTCCAAGCACGCTTCCGGGTTAGGACATCAAGATACCATCCCTTTCGACAGTCTCATTCTGAACGAAGGTCAAGGTTTCAATACCAACAGTCACACATTCACCTGTCCTGTGTCAGGAGTTTACACATTCCAAACCGCTTTGTTATCCCAGCTGCGGACTATCGCTATAACCGAAATAGTGAAAGAGGGGGTTTCGCTAGTCCAGGCTCATGCAGAGCCCGGATCCACAGATGGATATGACCAAGGCTTCAACTCAGTAGTCACCACTTGCAATAAGGGTGAAAATGTCTGGGTTCGAAACTATAAACATTTTGGAACTGCTGTTTACAGTGCCCGATACACAACATTCACTGGTTTCCTTCTGTGGGAAGTTGAAAATGTTAACTCGGGTATAGTTGGTTAA